A segment of the Halovivax limisalsi genome:
TCGTTCGGCAACCGCCCCTAATTAACATATCTGTCGATCCCTTTAACAGCTCTTATTAATATGGGAGAAATTATTGTTAACCATGCCTCGAATCACACGACGTCGATTCACGGCGGGTGCTCTCGGCGCGACCCTGGGGGCGGTATCGGGTTGTCTCGACGCCGCCACGAGTGACGATTCCGACGACGGGCGGTCGACGGCGCGAGCGTCGTTCTTCGTCTTCGGTGATTTCGCGAGCGAAGTCGCTGGCGACGTCTCGACCGCATCGACGCTGGTGCCGGTCGGCCAGCACGGCCACGGGTGGGAACCCGGGCCGCGCATTCAGGCGGAGGTGCTCGACTCGGACCTCTTCATCTACGGCATGGATGGGTTCCAGCCGTGGGCGGACGCCCTCGTGGCCAGTCTGCGCGCCGACGACGCCGACGTCGATATCGTCCCCGCCGGCGCGGGCGTCGAACCCGTCGACCGGGAGGCGGGCCACGAGGACGGCGACGGAAGCCACGACCACGACGGACACGATGGCGACGGCGCCCACGAGGAAGACGACGGAGACCACGATCACGACCACGGTGGCCGGACGGACCCGCACTTCTGGCTCGATCCGCTGCAGGCGAAGCAGGCCGTCGAAACGATTCGGCGGGGGTTCGTCGCGGTCGACGAGGCGAACGAGGCGACGTACGCGGAGACCGCGGCGTCGTATGGATCTCGCCTCGACGAACTCGATCGCGCGTTCGAGTCGGTCGTCTCGGACGCGTCGAACGACGTCGTGCTGGTCGCGGGCCACGACGCCTTCGGCCACCTGGCCCGGCGGTACGGTTTCGAGGTGCGAACGCTGACCGGACTTTCGCCCGACGCACGGCCGACGCCGAGGGACGTCGAGCGGGCCCGCAAGATCGTCGACGAGCACGACCTGCGCTACGTCTGTGCCGATCCACTCGAATCACAGCGCGCGGCTACCCAGATCGTCGAGGAGACAGACGCGATTGAGGTGCTTCCGTTGACGCCGATCCCGGGACAGACGGAGGCGTGGGCCGACGACGGATGGGGATACGTCGAGATCATGGACCGTGTCAATCTCGAGACGCTCGAGACGGCCCTCGACGCATGAGCGCGCCGAGCGACGCCGGGACGGCCGAGGCCGGACCCGAGCCGATCGTCCGGTTCGAGGACGTCTCGTTCGGGTACGGTGATCGGCCGGTCCTCGAGTCGATCTCGCTCGAGATCGAACCGGGCGCGTTCCTCGGGGTGGTCGGGCCGAACGGGAGCGGAAAGAGCACGTTGCTCGACCTGTTGCTCGGTCTTCGCCGGCCGGATTCGGGGTGCGTCACGCTGTTCGGCGATCCGGCCCACGCCTTCGAGGCGGGCGAGCGAATCGGGTACGTCCCGCAGGACGTCGCGCACTCGTCGGACGGGATGCCGATTACGGTCCGCGAGGTCGTCGCGATGGGCCGGTACCCGCGCCGGCCGGTCGGGCGATTCGACGATGACGATCGTCGCGCGATCGACGAGGCGCTGGCCGCCGTCGATATCGGGGCGATCGAATCGC
Coding sequences within it:
- a CDS encoding metal ABC transporter substrate-binding protein → MPRITRRRFTAGALGATLGAVSGCLDAATSDDSDDGRSTARASFFVFGDFASEVAGDVSTASTLVPVGQHGHGWEPGPRIQAEVLDSDLFIYGMDGFQPWADALVASLRADDADVDIVPAGAGVEPVDREAGHEDGDGSHDHDGHDGDGAHEEDDGDHDHDHGGRTDPHFWLDPLQAKQAVETIRRGFVAVDEANEATYAETAASYGSRLDELDRAFESVVSDASNDVVLVAGHDAFGHLARRYGFEVRTLTGLSPDARPTPRDVERARKIVDEHDLRYVCADPLESQRAATQIVEETDAIEVLPLTPIPGQTEAWADDGWGYVEIMDRVNLETLETALDA
- a CDS encoding metal ABC transporter ATP-binding protein; its protein translation is MSAPSDAGTAEAGPEPIVRFEDVSFGYGDRPVLESISLEIEPGAFLGVVGPNGSGKSTLLDLLLGLRRPDSGCVTLFGDPAHAFEAGERIGYVPQDVAHSSDGMPITVREVVAMGRYPRRPVGRFDDDDRRAIDEALAAVDIGAIESRRVGRLSGGQRQRVFVARALAADADLLVLDEPTVGVDASSRSSFYDLLGELHASGLTVVLVEHDVGVVTSYATAVACLDRQLHFHGDPEEFAESDAIERAYGTDHRVLHHDH